A genomic stretch from Colwellia sp. Arc7-635 includes:
- a CDS encoding VF530 family DNA-binding protein, producing MSQENEQLNNPLHGLKLDILLDELVTHYGFDILAEYTRINCFKSNPSIASSLKFLRKTEWAREKLERFYLYDFKNLPEAGEDEFEIPPRQRIIAQHIKPKKPKVLVRGEAIIPLSKESFIETHRSKPEHKKEHKKSYKPEHKSENSRSYTNDKPSNHSNTSRTKDSSNESKPFDPYADAPR from the coding sequence ATGAGTCAAGAGAACGAACAATTAAATAATCCCTTACATGGATTAAAACTAGATATATTATTAGATGAATTAGTAACCCATTATGGTTTTGATATTTTGGCTGAGTATACGCGCATTAATTGCTTTAAAAGCAATCCTAGCATAGCCTCAAGTCTTAAATTTTTACGTAAAACAGAATGGGCTAGAGAGAAACTAGAGCGTTTTTATCTTTACGATTTTAAAAATTTGCCTGAAGCCGGTGAAGATGAGTTTGAAATACCACCGCGTCAACGCATTATTGCACAGCATATAAAACCGAAGAAACCTAAAGTGTTAGTGCGTGGAGAAGCGATAATACCATTAAGTAAAGAGAGCTTTATAGAAACACATCGCTCTAAACCTGAGCATAAGAAAGAACATAAAAAATCTTACAAGCCAGAGCACAAGAGCGAAAATAGCCGTTCTTATACCAATGATAAGCCAAGTAATCATAGCAATACGAGTCGAACGAAAGATAGCTCAAATGAAAGTAAGCCGTTTGACCCTTACGCTGATGCACCGAGATAA
- a CDS encoding tetratricopeptide repeat protein, translated as MNTKIYKHVHVLAKDLLQASVRKNQANFDEYYQELQQICDENEDTDKDHPVQWETLADFTDDLELAITIYEKALVKAQAINSKDFLSSIAFAIASLQVELGDKSSAIKHLEQAKIDSNKIADKDLKAEIVDLLETLQGE; from the coding sequence ATGAATACAAAAATCTACAAGCACGTACATGTTTTGGCTAAAGACTTGTTACAGGCTTCTGTCAGAAAAAACCAAGCTAACTTCGATGAATATTACCAAGAATTGCAGCAAATTTGTGACGAAAATGAAGATACAGATAAAGATCATCCAGTACAGTGGGAAACTCTTGCTGACTTTACCGATGATTTAGAGCTGGCTATTACTATTTACGAAAAAGCCTTAGTAAAAGCACAAGCGATTAATTCAAAAGACTTTTTATCATCAATTGCTTTTGCAATCGCGTCATTACAAGTTGAGTTAGGCGATAAATCAAGTGCTATTAAGCACTTAGAACAAGCTAAAATTGACAGTAATAAAATTGCTGATAAAGACCTAAAAGCTGAAATTGTTGATTTATTAGAAACATTGCAAGGTGAGTAA
- a CDS encoding DUF2780 domain-containing protein has product MKKLIVLLTISTLSSSAIAQETSWFDSLKNLVGLGDETAQVVETKTPAVAMPSAGGLVDMLTSSLDVNSDQASGGMGAIFNYVKSNVSVDQFSQLASSVPGVEGLVGQMPDLSKLSSGSSEGLGGLLDKASEYSDSLKSINDVKKQFEALGLKPEMISSFISTAQTYLDTEQGQQAKQLLTSGLGKLLG; this is encoded by the coding sequence ATGAAAAAACTGATCGTACTTTTAACTATCTCAACTTTAAGTAGTTCGGCTATAGCACAAGAAACAAGCTGGTTTGATAGTTTAAAAAATCTTGTAGGTTTAGGCGATGAAACAGCACAAGTTGTTGAAACTAAAACTCCAGCTGTAGCTATGCCAAGTGCTGGTGGCCTAGTTGATATGTTAACAAGCTCTTTAGATGTTAATTCTGACCAAGCGTCTGGTGGCATGGGTGCTATTTTTAACTACGTGAAAAGCAATGTTTCAGTAGACCAATTTAGTCAACTTGCTAGTTCAGTACCGGGTGTTGAAGGTCTTGTTGGCCAAATGCCTGATCTTAGCAAGCTAAGCTCTGGCTCTAGCGAAGGTTTAGGTGGTTTACTGGATAAAGCATCTGAGTACAGCGATTCATTAAAATCAATTAATGATGTGAAAAAGCAATTTGAAGCTTTAGGTCTTAAGCCTGAAATGATTAGTAGCTTCATTTCTACAGCGCAAACTTACTTAGATACTGAACAAGGTCAACAAGCAAAGCAATTATTGACTAGCGGTTTAGGCAAATTATTAGGTTAA
- a CDS encoding AraC family transcriptional regulator, protein MNAAKNTTSTHNSQAPLDDNLGQASVPAVNQYLHLATEQKLDVDAICQQVGLDKARLSDNSQHITGLIFQQLILELLAQSPDELFGLHTAKYVQPGSYSVLGYISMNCENLGQAITKIQPFEKLVGDMGTTTFAPLADKVKISWHCQFTDPKVKRHMIDNCLGSWLTFARYLVGQESNPSEILLSRKQPPLSQQNEYQAVFKCPMSYGQSENAIVFDKTLLSLPLNKGDKQLLSTLESHAQALISDLTIEKDMATQLKIAIEKSLKNGNFHQQEIAQQFGFSTKTLQRRLAALGLSFQVLLDETRLSMAKKYLAEHSLNLNQISSELGFTEPRSFYRWFNKLTLQTPGDYRKALAKTP, encoded by the coding sequence ATGAATGCAGCTAAGAACACAACATCTACCCATAATTCACAAGCGCCTTTAGATGATAACTTAGGTCAAGCATCGGTTCCTGCGGTTAATCAGTACTTACACTTAGCCACGGAGCAAAAACTGGATGTTGACGCAATTTGTCAACAAGTGGGGTTAGATAAAGCACGTTTATCTGATAACAGCCAGCACATTACAGGGCTGATTTTTCAACAACTTATATTGGAGTTACTTGCGCAATCGCCCGATGAGCTATTTGGCTTGCATACAGCAAAATATGTACAACCGGGTTCATATAGTGTTTTAGGCTACATCTCGATGAACTGTGAAAACCTAGGCCAAGCGATCACTAAGATTCAACCTTTTGAAAAACTCGTTGGCGATATGGGTACCACGACGTTTGCGCCTTTAGCAGATAAGGTAAAAATCAGCTGGCATTGTCAATTTACGGATCCGAAGGTCAAACGTCATATGATCGACAATTGCCTTGGCTCTTGGCTAACCTTCGCCCGTTATTTAGTTGGTCAAGAAAGTAATCCAAGTGAAATTCTTCTCAGTAGAAAGCAACCTCCCTTGAGTCAGCAAAATGAATATCAAGCAGTGTTTAAGTGCCCGATGAGTTACGGCCAGAGTGAAAACGCGATTGTTTTTGATAAAACGCTCTTGTCACTACCGCTAAACAAAGGCGATAAGCAATTACTTTCAACACTTGAAAGTCACGCACAAGCGCTGATTTCTGATTTAACAATAGAGAAAGATATGGCGACACAGCTAAAAATTGCTATTGAAAAGTCATTAAAAAATGGCAATTTTCATCAACAAGAAATTGCACAACAATTTGGCTTCAGCACAAAAACATTGCAACGTCGCTTAGCAGCATTAGGTTTGAGTTTTCAAGTACTACTTGATGAAACTCGACTGAGCATGGCGAAAAAATACTTAGCTGAACATTCCTTAAACCTAAACCAAATTAGTAGTGAATTGGGCTTTACCGAGCCAAGATCTTTTTATCGTTGGTTCAATAAACTCACTCTTCAAACACCAGGTGATTATAGAAAAGCACTGGCAAAGACGCCATAA
- a CDS encoding helix-turn-helix transcriptional regulator — translation MKNKLKVLRAERDWTQAQLAEALEVSRQTINAIEKGKFDPSLPLAFKTARLFKLSIEEIFQDEA, via the coding sequence ATGAAAAATAAACTGAAAGTACTGCGCGCTGAAAGAGACTGGACACAAGCACAACTCGCTGAAGCATTAGAAGTTTCGCGCCAAACCATCAATGCTATTGAAAAAGGCAAATTTGACCCTAGTTTACCGCTAGCTTTTAAAACAGCAAGATTGTTTAAACTCAGTATTGAAGAAATATTTCAGGATGAGGCATAG